The following is a genomic window from Nymphaea colorata isolate Beijing-Zhang1983 chromosome 3, ASM883128v2, whole genome shotgun sequence.
TGCTCACGTAAATGATCTCTAGTTTGTAGACTTTCAGTCATATCAACTAAGTAGTCTAACTAGGGCGGGGCCgagccggcccggcccgataaaaaCGTCAAAATCAAAGCCCGCAAACcgtatcgggccagcccgaggcccggcccgtttgcCTCGGGCTTCGGTTAATGCCcgaagcccggcccggcccaattgATAATGGGCTGGGCGGGCTTAGTCGGGCTTTTGGGCGGGGCGGGCCGAGCCTAtctctcatttcttctttcttctcctccttctcgcAAGAGAAATCGATCGAGTGGTTATGGTGGACAGTCCATTGAAATGTAAAATCTAGCGatgaatgaaaaaatgatcGACTGGTTGCGATGATAACGAGAAGCGAGGGAGATCGTGATGAAGAGGCGGTAGCGAGGGAGAGGAGCGCGATGgaagaagccctaacgggcagaaaaaaaaaatcgtcgaaaaaaagtcggacctttACGGTGATGGCGACGGGTAGGACCGAAGGCTGACGGGGAGGACCGATGGTTGTGCAACGGCGATGGAGAGGACTGGAGGAGGCAGCCAAGAGCCGACGAGGAGGATGGGAGGAGGCAGTCTCGACGACGGAGATGaaacttttaacaacaaaaagtccaaaaccttaagtttatttttgtaaaaaaaaaaatactataataGTAATGTCGGGCTTCTCAGGCCGTCGACGATTACAGTGGCAAGCCCGAGCCCGGCCCGTTatttaccgggccgggccaagcCTGATAAAAAAAGCCCGAAACTTAAtttttcaaggcccgggcccaggcccgtggcgggccgggtaccgagtacccggcggtggcccggcccggtgcccaggcttaagtCTAACTCGTCCCACAACCCTTGAAGATCACCAAGATGTTCACCGAAACTGGTTTTCTGATCTTTCTTTATACTGTAcattttttttgacaaatgaaacatCCTAGCATTATTGTTTTTCTTACTATACAGCTCTTTGGTCTTTTCCAAAATGTGTGCAGTAGTTTCAGCAAAGAAAAAACCTTGTTGAATTCTTGGTTCCATAGAATTCATCAACCAAGACATGACCATGTGATTGGTCATCTTTCATTCCTTGTAAAAGGAGTTATTCTCATTTAGTTTTGGGAGGTCACCAGTAACATATTATTCAAGTTTCGATTTTCCACTCAAAAATAACGTTGCTGATTTTGACCATGCAAGATAATTTATCTCATTAAGAAGCACCAACGTTATTTTAATAGCATGATTGGGTTGCTCTTGAACAACAATCTTCTCAATGACTCGATTGTTACCTGTTTGCCATGATGCTCACAAAGATGAGAATAAGGAGATCAGGTCTGCTCAGGCATCGTCTAGGATCAGCAAACACTCgccaaatttttaaaaatcacctCTAAGTtggaaaaatctgaaaattggacAAGAACTCACTGACGGGGTGAGGAGTGGACGCCCCTAGTTTCAACTCCGAATGAGCACTGGAGAGAAATCGCTTGACGATTTCTTCTCGTCTTTTGGTTGTTCCTCAGGTTCGCAGGAAGCTTCAGAAACTTGCGGTACTTGTAAAATCCACCGTTTTTCGCAGGATCATccaaaaaaactgaaacttaGTCCAAAAATGGTAGACACCAGCCCGAATCCAATGCCTCCTTGCTCGACCCTTCAATCGACCCCAAAGAGGAATGCGGGAGAGAGAAAGTCATGCCGGGACAGAATCGCATGAAAACTTCCAGCGACAGACAGTCATTCAAAAATCTGTATCTCTGCGACGACTACTCcgaaaaatctgaaatttggcTGGGAGAATATTCATATGCAGACGATTCTAACGAGTCTATGCTCGTTACTTTCCGACACTGGATCTGATAGCACCGATCACCGGAATCCGGTAAAGTTTCTGAGTTGGTGTGCTTGCTGACTCCTCAATAGAAAAACACAAGAAGCTCTCTGAAACTTAGGATCAAAGCCCCAACAACCTCAGCGGAaatgataccatgttgaaataagagagaaagaatgacaGAGTAAGCTCACAAAGTTTAACATGGTCCGGCCTGATCAGTGGCCTACGTCCACACACACAAGACAACACAATGACTGCTTTCACACACTAATAACAAGAGAGTTCTTTTACAGGTGAGAAAGCAAAAAACTTCACACACCTCCATCATAAGAGAACTAACCAAAGGAAGGAGATGATAACTGTCCAAAAATAACTGctaacataaaaagaaaaaaccagaCAATGAGGCACGTCCTTATAAATATAACTGTTCAAAAAAGGGACATGCGTAAAACTCTTTCTTCAACACACACACTGGCTTCGAGACGATGAAGGTGTTTGATATATAGCGAAGATAGATGCCTATTTCGTAGAAATTGCCTGTTCTGAAGCTTCTTCCTCCCCCTTGATCAGAATTTAGAAGCATCTCTTCTGCGAAACAGGGAATCGGTTTCACAGGGTATGAAGGATAAACTTTCCGTAGGAATAGGATCACCTTGAGGGCCCATTATCTCGAAAGAAACCTCGCATTTCATATGAAACCTTTCATCCCAAGGCCCAACCTTTCAACCCCGATTTCAGAAAATAGGGCTTTGAAATTCCCGATTCCCGTTTCCCTGACAAATAAGGCAGCATTCATGACAACTGCTAAACACGGATTTgcttttacttttaaaatttcGGTGCAAAAAAATTCAACTTTCTAAACGGACCAACCTTCGATTTGTCATTGGCAGCTGCCACATCAAAAAATGGCCGCCGCATCAAAGAATTCAGAAATATGAGGCAGCCTAATTCCATAGACGTTGAGTCATGTGGACCCTaacaatgatatttttcttttgcccCTTGATTGCGCGACACGGTCCAAGCTCACCATCGTGCCCACAGGTTCTCCGAACACATGGATTACTGGTTAAAATCATATTCTTTTCATGCTGGAGTGGAAATAGAGCGATGTGTTCCGACACTCAAGCATGAAATGGGAGCTTAAGAATAAGTTCTCTTTTTGAAATAGGATCAATCCTTAATTGCTTGATCAACTTTCTCGTGAAGGctagaaaaataagaaacaagaaaaaattagaggaaaaaaagagcGATGTAGAGCTTATATTTCGGCGAACGAGTatcaatgaaaatttttccatttcaaaCTTGTAGTGGTATGATTTTTCGGGACATACGGACTAGCATCATTTAGCTAGTACATAACCAACCTTGTGATTGAAGACATTAGTTGATAAAGCGTGTGATTTTTAATTGACAAAAGGATGAACGTTCGTTGCTTGTGAAACTAGTGCAAGATACTAAGCCCACTACACGAGGTCTCAACTCTCAATTCTCAATATTAATTGATGGGTCCACTAGACCTCAAAAATTGATGGTCAATCTTATAAGTACCACAGATTAAATAAACCAAGGCGCTAAAAGTTCTGCTGTCTAAAGGTTAAGGGTGGGCGTTGGGCCGGGGGCCATCAGGCTTTTGGACTGAGCCCGATGCCAAGGCCCATCCTTCCATTGGAGAAAAGTCCGCCCAAGACCTACCAACTaacagagcaaaaaaaaaaacttggttcaCACTCCAAGTGGAGACCTGTTCCTTTTCTTAGGCGGTCACGGTCTCGGAGAACTTTCCACACACttagttcatttattaaaaTGAGAAGGCGAAATCATCTTTGGAGCATCCGATCTTTCCACGACTCCATTCTTGTACTTATTTAATGCGATCAGGGGACAAAGTTGTTGACGAATTTAATTGGCTACTGTTCGCATGGCCTAATTGATGGTGAACTTGAAGTCATGTTTGCTAATTAGTGTCTCCTCCTGATATTGCTCCATCTCCCTCTCAATTTAATTTCAATAGGTTGAAATGTCTTGTTTGATTCTTGAGTAAGAGAAAACTAAAGGGTCTCCCTAGAGTAGACGCCTGCCCAGATCCAATGTTGTTTGCAACGATTATTGAAGtgaaattttgaataaatttgtACTTCTAACCTCTTTGAGTCAGTATATACAAGAAATCGTGTTCGTTGAAGGGAGAGATACATACAAATAATTGACCATGTATTTTTCGTTTTAATTTCCCCCATCTTGAACATcaccttgtttttctctttttcgtcCGGTGGCGTAGCTTTTACAAATTTGACAAAGATGTCTGCATTCTTCGAGAGACATGTCCGTACGCCCACCTGATTAGGATGAGACCATAAGCCTTCTTAAAGAAGGTCATGGAATCAAGTAGCCAGGTTCCTTCGGTCTCTCTTACATATCGTCCAACTCCACCTTGAATTTTTTAAGAGCACAACTACCAAATTTAAACGTGACGCGTATGTTTTAATTAGCGTTTGCTCTCTCAGCACAGCTAAAAGATGACGCAGCATGCTGGTTCGTATTTCGTAGAAGCAAGCTTGCATCAAAGCTGTGAAATTTTTGTCCtgacagaagaagaaaaatacaaaaaaaaaaaaaaaaaaaaaaaactatgtgaGAAGTTATTATATGGCAGGGCcttatctcttgatcatttacTTGTATGACTTCCATTATTGAACATACTTTCAAggcatgaagaaagaaaataacaacaacaatgatgataataataatatcgAATACTATTTTTTGTAAGCTTTGTCCTACTGATCCATTGATATTCTTCCTTTTGTTGAATTTCAGAATAGACGCAATAAAAGCAGGTTATTAAACCGTGTCTTAAATCTGATGCTCCGAAACAGGCATGCCGAAGAGCCATATCTTCAGGGTTCTTGTCAAACCATATTTTGGGGCATCCCACCTCAAGACGTAATGGAAAACTACCATCATGTCTATCCAGAGGCTGATCAAGAGGTACTTGGTCAAGAGCATTTAATATGAGCAGATAGAACCAATGAAGTGATGCGACGCAAGAACATAAAGCAGAAGCGAGTTTGCTAGCAACTAAATCGGTCAAATTTTGGGGAGGGGATGATCGATTTGCTGGTGCTAGATTTCCACGTGCCCCCGACAAAATAGGAGAGAACCGGATTCCCCACTAGCTGGCTGGCTCCACTTTCAGTGCACATCCGGAAGCATTTTAATTTCTTCCACCAGGACACCGGAATATTTGGCCAagtttcctttctcttcttcttggcCTCATATCGTCGGTGATCTTGACTTCACGGAATTCAAAGGGAAGAAATGAACTCATGCCACGCCACAACTAATATTGTAGAGATACGGTTCTGTGGCCCTAATTAACTAAAACTTTTAATCTTATTTCTCCGGCGTTATCTTTATACAACTAAATAAGGTGTTTCAAAAGCAGGTTTCTTGCATCCACAAAATTCATACGAAAAAGAATCAAGCAATCACTTTGCCATTGATCCCTATTCCTTTTTCACCTCCTGCCCTCTTTATCTACTGCGCAGGCCAGATGGTAGGCGATGAATGCAGGCTGGGCGCCCCCTGCATGCCACGAGCTTCCTCAACCTGGCCCCTTTTTCATCTATGTCAGTATGAAAACGTAAATCGACTGACTAACTGCAAGGGTCAAATATGATCTACGTCACTTTTACTGTCGAATCCTCTTTCACTTCTGCACAAAAAGGATATTGGGCGTTATGTTCATTTCCTTCTATTTGGTTGATGTTTTAGCTCACAGTTAGATGGCGATGGAATGGTGGCCACCAATTTAATAGCTACCACTAAAAGAGAGGCCAGtacctggaaaaaaaaaataaagaaggcTTGTTGTTGAGATTATAATTTATATGGCTAAAAGATGACCGGCCTCAAACAGAAATTTCCCTTTGCTAATCTTTGTTTGCAATAATATTACAATACGTTTTCCCTCTCTCCCCTTAGTTTTATACAAATCGTGAACCGTAAGCATCTGATTTTCCGTATGCAACCTCGAGTTTTTAAATCTCATGATACAGCCAACGTAATGAAAAACAATAATATAGTAAATAAATCATCTCATCAGGACGCCCATGGTTACAGTTGAAGTTTTTATGcctgaagaggaagaagacaagCCACTATTAAACAAATATGTAGCGTGAGAATTTACAGATCGAAAGCCTCCAAACGTCGGTACCCTCAAGATAAGATCAAGAAGGCAAACGAATTACGCCGTTTAATTGTGACGTCCCTGCCAGAGCCTTGTAGGGGAATTCTTGGGGGAAAAGATCGCAAACGAGCGCTTCGGCGAGAAAATCCGGCGAGGCGAAAACATACTTATGTGCCTCGGCGTGGCGAGCCCATCTATCGACCTGTAATCCGAGAAGGAGAATCCGTCTTCTGGAGAGCCCACGCCCACCTTCTGGTTCATAAACCCATTGAAAGTGCTATACTTGACAAGTTTCCCGAACCACGACCTCTTCATAGTCCGTTCTCCGTCGCTGCCGTTTATCCTTCCGCAGAGATAGATCATTACGGCTTCTAGGCTCTGCTCTACCACCTCCATGGGCGGACAAACCAGAGGGTTCCCTTCAACACATAGCTTTTTCAAGTTCTTCAAGCAACCAAGCGAGTTGGGCAAGGTTTGAATCCTGTTGTAGCTGACGTCTAGTTCTTGCAAAGATGTCAGCAGGCCAAGTGAGTATGGTAGCGAGACCAAGTGCTGGAAGTTCTGACTGACGTTCAGGATTTCAAGATTCGTGAGATTCTCCATGTCCTCCGGCAAGGATCTAAGGCAGTTGAGCCGCGCATCGAGCACGCGAAGCGCCGTGAGGTGAGATGTGGAGTAGGGGAGAGCCACGAGTCTGTTGGAATTTACGGAGAGTTTCTTTAGGTTCACTAGCTCGAAGCCTATGGTGTCTGGTAGCTTGGTGAGCTTGTTGAAGTTGGCATTCAGTTCTTCCAGTGACCTGTGAAACCATGGTACCCACATAAAACAACAATAATTCACGTTAGAAGAAGTTGGAGCCTCTACCGAGGGGAGAGAGGGATTTGTTCGTTTAGATCAATATAGGCCACCAAGTTCTCCTGTGAAAGGTGGGAAACTAAAACGAAAAATTCAACTGTTCATTAATTTATTGAGGGTTTAGTAGCCTGGAGCCTAAGAACGTGTTTGGAAGGTATAAgatagagaaaaggaaaagaaaagaaaagaataccTGCAGTCCTCTATGGTTTTCGGTAAGGATTCCAGAAGATTTCCGGAGACgttcaaaattttcagcttGGACAAGCAACCGATCGAATTTGGGAGAGTCTTCAGTTGGTTAGAGTGTAAACCCAACACGACCAGATTTAGTAATCTTGCTGTCAGAGATTCTGGAATACTCTGCTCcaaatttttataataagaaaatgaggaaaaaaaaaaaacattgttgcTGAGGGTGAGAAACAGAAAGAGTTCCTTGGTTTTGGAAGCTACCTCTAAATTGTTGTTAGAAAGATCCAGTTTGCCTATCATGGCAATGTTTAGGGAGTTTGGTACGACATCCAGTGCTAATCCGCTAAGATCCACAGTCTCGAGCTGGTGCTCAGGTATTTGTTGACCCTTCCTCCCGGCCGATTTCTTCATTTCCATCTTCAACTCTCCTGTATCCTTGCAgacgaaataaaaaaaaaatcaagcccTGCAATAATCCCAATAGCGGGGATGGCCATGCAACGGAAACGAATGTAAGCAACTCATAAGCCACAAGAAAACCAATGAAAGAGAAGACGAATTTGAAGAAGTTGAAGAGACAAAACCACTTTCTAATCTTGGAAAAACTGAAGTACAAACTGATCTCGGTTGACATTTCATGACCTTAATTGATAAAGTGTTGCAGAAAACCAAGTTTGATTTCCCCTTGGTAGGACAAAACACATGGTTCGTCAGAATCAAGAGGAACATAAACTCGAAAAGCCATGATCGATTACAGAAAAGGTAAACCGGAAAGAACTCAgtaaatgaataaacaaacgGAAGCGCCACCTACCAGATAAGAACTTAAGAGCGATCCTCGCCTCCTCTCCTCGATTTTCTTCTTCAGCGATCCACGCCTCTTCCTCCTGCGCTTGCCTTGTATTTATGGCCTTCGAACGAGTTAAACGGAAGGACCAGTACGGCACTGTACGCATTTTCCATGTGGCGTAGAGGTGACGTCATTCGTATTAGCCGCCTTCTGCAGTACGAGCCGTAACAAGGGCGTACCTTGCCACGTGGTGATGGCGGCTGGCAGAAATGAACGGCGGCCGGCAACTGCCTGATGTCGAACCGGAATCTTTCACAGACGAAAAAAGCGCcgcagtttttcttttccccgtTTTCCTTTGTTCCCGGCGTAGTGGTTGAAAATGCCCGAGAAGACCGCGCTTCAGATTGTAATAGATTAGTAAACCAGGCCTTGGTCATGCTGGGCCGTGCTCCGCCGACAGGTTCTTCGGTTTCCTGACCTAAAGCGAATTTTGTTTTAGTAGGCCACAAGACTCCTTGAATTTTTAAGAGGTCTACCAATTCGTCTAGTTGAACGGCGGAAAAAGCCATCCATCAAAAGATACTAGCTAGTTTCGTTCTTGGAAAATTGGACTAGCTAGTTTCCCTTAATTTAGAAAAGCGTTTAGAAAGTAAGTATTCAGAGCTCAAATTTTATTAACCGAAGCGGGAAAAGGATCCCCCGGCGTTGGGAtgatttttttgtcctttttattGTAAGAGGTTTATTGATATCTCACATTCGAATGTTATATTAACTTGCACCAAGTGAAATATGTTAAATTTTGGGTGCATCATCCGAATTTGGCAGTTGCAtttgttcaaaaaaaaagacGCAAAGTTTTACCGTGAAAAGAGGTCTATTTCGGCGACCTATATTAAATATATCAGGGTGAGCGATTAAACTACAGTATTTTTAAAGGAGTTTTGACGAGGGAGCTGGTTAGGTGATAGCCGACGCTGGGCTGAACGCTTGGCATGCATATCCCATGACTCTTTGTTATTTAAATAGAAGAAAACTCAGAAGCATTTTACTTTATCATAGCTACAAACAATCCTCCTTCggcatatattttattttacgaACGAagtttctctccctccctctaaAGTCCAACCGGAGAATCGAAAGTTCGATAAAATCCAACAACTTCACTGTCTTTATCTTTGTATTCAGAGATTCCAAAAGGCTAATGAGTAACGGACTTcagtatttattttttgaattgctgGAAAAGGCCATCTCAAGTTGGTGCGAATATTCGCCATATCAATATCGGCGGTGTGAATTCTTCAGGGGAATAAATATTATGAATGTGAACCAACCCATAGTATAAACGGCACCCTAATGTTGCTACTCAAACTTAGACAACACGCTAAGAGCTCGGTCCACCTAGCTTGGCAAGAGATCCTGATCGGATTGAAAATACAGAGCTGTTTTGAAAGTTGGCCCGTCGAAGCTATATCAGCCACATGAACTCTCTCCTTTTAAGCTAGAATAAATTTTAACAAACTTGGACACAAAGttgaatgaaattaaattcATTGTTTCTGTCAGCTAATTGCGACGTTTACTAATTGAAGAGATTACCAAGTTTCGTCATG
Proteins encoded in this region:
- the LOC116249837 gene encoding plant intracellular Ras-group-related LRR protein 1-like isoform X2, which encodes MRTVPYWSFRLTRSKAINTRQAQEEEAWIAEEENRGEEARIALKFLSGELKMEMKKSAGRKGQQIPEHQLETVDLSGLALDVVPNSLNIAMIGKLDLSNNNLESIPESLTARLLNLVVLGLHSNQLKTLPNSIGCLSKLKILNVSGNLLESLPKTIEDCRSLEELNANFNKLTKLPDTIGFELVNLKKLSVNSNRLVALPYSTSHLTALRVLDARLNCLRSLPEDMENLTNLEILNVSQNFQHLVSLPYSLGLLTSLQELDVSYNRIQTLPNSLGCLKNLKKLCVEGNPLVCPPMEVVEQSLEAVMIYLCGRINGSDGERTMKRSWFGKLVKYSTFNGFMNQKVGVGSPEDGFSFSDYRSIDGLATPRHISMFSPRRIFSPKRSFAIFSPKNSPTRLWQGRHN
- the LOC116249837 gene encoding plant intracellular Ras-group-related LRR protein 6-like isoform X1 — its product is MEMKKSAGRKGQQIPEHQLETVDLSGLALDVVPNSLNIAMIGKLDLSNNNLESIPESLTARLLNLVVLGLHSNQLKTLPNSIGCLSKLKILNVSGNLLESLPKTIEDCRSLEELNANFNKLTKLPDTIGFELVNLKKLSVNSNRLVALPYSTSHLTALRVLDARLNCLRSLPEDMENLTNLEILNVSQNFQHLVSLPYSLGLLTSLQELDVSYNRIQTLPNSLGCLKNLKKLCVEGNPLVCPPMEVVEQSLEAVMIYLCGRINGSDGERTMKRSWFGKLVKYSTFNGFMNQKVGVGSPEDGFSFSDYRSIDGLATPRHISMFSPRRIFSPKRSFAIFSPKNSPTRLWQGRHN